The Amblyomma americanum isolate KBUSLIRL-KWMA chromosome 5, ASM5285725v1, whole genome shotgun sequence genome window below encodes:
- the mAChR-A gene encoding muscarinic Acetylcholine Receptor, A-type yields the protein MGLLEAALNASVLFAATEAGGSGGAFDDSSGGGNGATGTGNGSNETSTGDGGGPSAPYSLPEVILIAFLAALLSVITIIGNLMVMISFKLDKQLQTISNYFLLSLAIADFSIGVISMPLFTMYTLYDHWPLGPFICDTWLAFDYLTSNASVLNLLIISFDRYFSVTRPLTYRARRTTKRAAIMIASAWVISLVLWPPWIYSWPYIEGRRSVPLDRCYIQFLETNIYVTFGTALAAFYVPVTVMCILYWRIWRETEKRQKDLTQLQAGRKETGGSRKSTSSDDPAESEDFRRGRSDSCPPEVETTYVPTSLCVETSKYLPPAAPKRRRLRDVLLSWCRIDNDKEDDDSTSHGGSPGTQTPASIETPVQSASMTFRADQLVQLNPAGRAGTGTGSAIANIGGGGGVSIPMTDRNGLRRNEKSTAATASSASRSYSSDSVYTILIRLPTQPSLEGETSQASIKMILEEDAEKHESGAGGTASSAAAAAAFARTSSEDSTAAMRTTDSGLETIRIPLNTKLVHRQVVAKQRAAPKKKRKQQERKQEKKAAKTLSAILLAFIVTWTPYNVLVLIKTVSSCDDCIPTGLWNFVYYLCYINSTVNPLCYALCNANFRRTYMRILSCKWHNKQRSMNRGYFT from the exons ATGGGCCTCCTGGAAGCCGCGCTCAATGCCTCGGTTTTATTCGCCGCCACGGAGGCGGGAGGCAGTGGCGGCGCTTTCGACGACAGCTCAGGGGGAGGAAATGGTGCCACCGGAACCGGAAACGGCTCCAACGAGACCTCCACCGGCGACGGCGGCGGTCCCTCGGCCCCTTACTCGCTGCCCGAGGTGATCCTGATCGCCTTCCTGGCAGCTCTGCTCAGCGTCATAACCATTATCGGAAACTTGATGGTCATGATCTCCTTCAAGCTCGACAAGCAGCTGCAGACCATCAGCAACTACTTCCTGCTCAGCCTGGCCATCGCCGACTTCTCCATCGGCGTCATCTCCATGCCCCTGTTCACCATGTACACCCTGTACGACcactggccgctggggccctTCATATGCGACACGTGGCTCGCCTTCGACTACCTGACCAGCAACGCGTCGGTGCTGAACCTGCTCATCATCAGCTTCGACCGGTACTTCTCGGTGACGCGGCCACTGACGTACCGGGCCCGCAGGACGACCAAGCGGGCCGCCATCATGATCGCCAGCGCCTGGGTCATATCCCTGGTACTGTGGCCGCCCTGGATCTACTCTTGGCCCTACATCGAGGGCCGACGGAGTGTTCCCCTGGACCGCTGCTACATCCAGTTCCTGGAGACCAACATATACGTGACCTTCGGCACGGCCCTGGCCGCCTTCTACGTGCCGGTCACGGTCATGTGCATCCTCTACTGGCGCATATGGCGAGAGACCGAAAAGCGCCAGAAGGACCTGACGCAGCTCCAGGCGGGCCGGAAGGAGACCGGCGGCAGCCGGAAGTCGACGTCCAGCGACGACCCCGCCGAGTCGGAGGACTTCCGCCGCGGCCGCAGCGACTCCTGCCCGCCGGAGGTGGAGACCACGTACGTGCCCACCTCGCTGTGCGTCGAGACGTCCAAGTACCTGCCCCCGGCGGCGCCCAAGAGGCGTCGACTGCGGGACGTGCTCTTGTCGTGGTGCCGCATCGATAACGACAAGGAGGACGACGACAGTACCAGCCACGGAGGCTCGCCGGGCACCCAGACGCCGGCCTCCATTGAGACGCCGGTGCAGTCGGCCTCGATGACCTTCCGCGCCGACCAGCTGGTCCAGCTGAACCCGGCCGGACGCGCCGGCACTGGCACCGGCAGCGCTATCGCAAACAtaggcggcggcggtggcgtcaGCATCCCCATGACCGACCGCAACGGCCTCCGGCGAAACGAGAAGTCTACCGCAGCTACGGCATCTTCGGCGTCCCGCTCCTACTCGTCCGATTCGGTCTACACCATACTGATACGACTGCCAACGCAGCCGTCGCTGGAGGGAGAGACGTCGCAG GCCTCCATCAAAATGATTCTCGAGGAGGACGCCGAGAAGCACGAGTCCGGGGCCGGAGGAACGGCGTCCTcagccgcggcggcggcagcgttcgCACGCACGTCTTCCGAGGATTCGACGGCCGCCATGCGGACCACGGACTCCGGCCTGGAGACCATCCGGATACCGCTCAACACCAAGCTTGTGCACCGCCAGGTGGTCGCCAAGCAGCGCGCGgcgcccaagaagaaacgcaagcaGCAGGAACgcaagcaagagaagaaagccgCCAAGACGCTGAGCGCCATCCTTCTCGCCTTCATCGTCACCTGGACGCCGTACAACGTGCTGGTGCTCATCAAGACCGTGTCCTCGTGCGACGACTGCATCCCGACGGGACTGTGGAACTTCGTCTACTACCTGTGCTACATCAACAGCACGGTGAACCCGCTGTGCTACGCGCTCTGCAACGCGAACTTTCGCCGGACATACATGCGCATCCTGTCGTGCAAGTGGCACAATAAGCAGCGGTCCATGAACCGCGGCTACTTCACCTGA